A stretch of Malus sylvestris chromosome 11, drMalSylv7.2, whole genome shotgun sequence DNA encodes these proteins:
- the LOC126590814 gene encoding ABC transporter G family member 9-like, whose translation MEQGMVVDLESQADRRPDSETPGIFKNAIRPVTVKFEDVVYKIKAKKSTKSEEKVILNSVNGLVQPGEILAMLGPSGSGKTTLLSALGGRLGGRLGGSITYNNKTFTNTMKRNTGFVTQDDFLYPHLTVTETLVFTALLRLPNTLSKRDKVMQANAVITQLELTKCKNSAVGDQFMRGISGGERRRVSIGQELLVNPSLLFLDEPTSGLDSTTAQRIVSALWDLASGGRTIVMTIHQPSSRLFYLFHKVMLLSEGNCLYFGKASEVMDYFSGIGYVPLIAMNPADFLLDLANGLAPDGSVDNKSKVKQNLALAYKNNLLDRLKTELQETNNSSQFQDGSAQNKKFGKWPTTWWQQFSVLLRRGMKERKHEAFSGLKIGQVLAVALLVGLLWWQSDIAHLQDQIGLLFFMSGFWGFFPLFQAIFTFPPERKMLEKERASGTYRLSSYFMSRIVADLPMELVLPTLFVTITYWMAGLKPSAANFFHTLFALLLSVLVAQGMGLALGALVMDQKKATVLASVIMLSFLLAGGYYVQHVPAFISWIKYISLSNYSYRLLLGSQYKKSETYPCDGRVCSVGEFPTIKSAGLDGQSSAVVALVIMVMGYRFISYLALMRIGITKKKHP comes from the exons ATGGAGCAAGGGATGGTGGTGGATTTAGAGTCTCAGGCTGATAGAAGACCAGACAGTGAAACCCCCGGTATCTTCAAGAATGCCATTCGACCCGTCACAGTGAAG TTTGAAGACGTGGTTTACAAAATCAAAGCTAAGAAGAGCACCAAGTCCGAAGAGAAAGTGATCTTAAACAGCGTCAACGGCCTAGTTCAACCCGGCGAAATCTTAGCCATGCTCGGCCCCTCCGGAAGTGGCAAAACAACCCTCCTATCCGCACTCGGAGGCAGACTTGGAGGCCGACTAGGAGGTTCCATAACctacaacaacaaaaccttcaCAAACACAATGAAAAGAAACACCGGCTTTGTAACGCAAGACGATTTTCTCTACCCGCATTTAACGGTGACAGAAACCCTAGTCTTCACGGCACTTCTTCGCTTGCCCAACACGCTATCCAAGAGAGACAAGGTTATGCAAGCCAATGCAGTGATTACACAGCTCGAATTAACCAAATGCAAGAACAGTGCCGTTGGTGATCAGTTCATGAGGGGTATTTCGGGCGGGGAGAGAAGACGGGTTAGTATAGGACAAGAATTACTCGTAAATCCCAGCTTGCTCTTCCTGGATGAACCGACGTCGGGGCTCGATTCAACGACGGCTCAGCGGATTGTCTCGGCACTGTGGGATTTGGCAAGTGGTGGGAGGACGATCGTGATGACAATACATCAACCTTCAAGTAGGCTGTTTTACTTGTTTCATAAGGTGATGTTGTTATCGGAAGGAAACTGTTTGTATTTTGGGAAGGCGTCAGAGGTTATGGATTATTTTTCGGGCATTGGCTATGTTCCTTTGATCGCTATGAATCCTGCAGATTTTCTGTTGGACCTTGCTAATG GTCTGGCACCTGATGGATCAGTTGACAATAAGAGCAAGGTGAAGCAGAATCTGGCCTTGGCCTACAAGAATAACCTTTTAGATAGATTGAAAACTGAACTTCAAGAAACCAATAACTCCAGTCAATTTCAAGATGGATCTGCACAAAACAAGAAGTTTGGGAAATGGCCCACAACTTGGTGGCAGCAATTCTCTGTGTTGCTGAGGAGAGGAATGAAAGAGAGGAAGCATGAGGCCTTCTCTGGTCTCAAGATTGGTCAGGTGTTGGCTGTGGCTCTTCTTGTTGGCCTACTATGGTGGCAATCTGATATTGCACACTTGCAGGATCAG ATTGGGCTTCTCTTCTTTATGTCTGGATTTTGGGGTTTCTTCCCTCTCTTCCAAGCAATCTTCACCTTTCCACCAGAGCGCAAGATGCTTGAAAAGGAAAGAGCTTCAGGCACATACAGACTCTCCTCCtatttcatgtcgaggattgttGCTGACCTCCCAATGGAACTTGTCCTTCCAACCCTATTTGTCACAATAACATACTGGATGGCAGGCCTCAAACCGTCGGCTGCAAACTTTTTCCACACCTTGTTCGCTCTGCTCCTCAGTGTTTTAGTAGCTCAAGGCATGGGGCTTGCTCTTGGGGCTTTGGTGATGGACCAGAAAAAGGCGACGGTTCTCGCATCAGTCATCATGTTGTCATTTCTTCTAGCTGGTGGCTACTATGTTCAACATGTTCCTGCTTTTATCTCTTGGATCAAATACATATCACTAAGCAACTACTCCTACAGGCTCCTTCTGGGTTCTCAGTACAAGAAAAGTGAGACCTACCCATGTGATGGTAGGGTTTGCTCAGTTGGAGAATTCCCAACTATAAAATCTGCTGGGCTCGATGGACAATCGAGTGCTGTGGTTGCTTTGGTCATTATGGTTATGGGTTACAGGTTCATCAGTTATTTAGCTCTCATGAGGATTGGAATTACAAAGAAGAAGCACCCTTAG